A single genomic interval of Aegicerativicinus sediminis harbors:
- a CDS encoding DUF1330 domain-containing protein, with product MKSKTIYLLPILFLWTLSIQAQTEKSQEPISPKIFVVLDITVHDTIMYEQYRVKVEPIIKSYNGKYLVRSGGMAFDKDPDKMVIPGEGNWNPNRLIILEWNSMEELQKFINSTEYQKVAELRKKSASTKSVIVKENLTD from the coding sequence ATGAAAAGCAAAACAATCTATCTTCTACCCATTCTGTTTTTATGGACATTATCTATCCAAGCACAAACAGAGAAATCCCAAGAACCTATATCTCCAAAAATATTCGTTGTACTAGACATTACAGTACACGACACAATTATGTATGAACAATATAGGGTAAAGGTTGAACCAATAATAAAGAGCTATAACGGGAAATATTTGGTTCGATCTGGCGGCATGGCTTTTGACAAAGACCCCGATAAAATGGTTATTCCAGGTGAAGGGAATTGGAATCCGAACAGATTGATAATTCTGGAATGGAATTCTATGGAGGAACTGCAAAAGTTTATTAACTCGACAGAATATCAAAAAGTAGCTGAACTAAGAAAAAAATCGGCTTCAACTAAATCTGTTATTGTTAAAGAAAATTTGACCGATTGA
- a CDS encoding DUF6090 family protein produces MIKFFRQIRLKSMENNKASRYFKYAIGEIILVVIGILIALQINNWSQEQKENKQERFILQKLQNDIRSDVVQIKNQIIVNGDNLSDFKTAVNILLNNETGDFITFKAKFSNILNISGFNQNETTFNNLISTGKIELIKNQVLLDSILLYYNKNYESWDTAMKDYTRNIIAPQLLNYDHLPQTDYKRDERFSNEDFSNFDKSKSDVSFKSLDDYRNNVFVINILLQKIWILEGQINHFSELRDTMDSLLLQIKKELDD; encoded by the coding sequence ATGATTAAATTCTTCCGCCAAATCCGTTTAAAATCTATGGAAAACAATAAGGCTTCTCGCTATTTTAAATATGCCATAGGCGAAATAATCCTTGTGGTTATTGGTATCCTCATCGCGCTTCAAATAAATAATTGGAGTCAAGAGCAAAAAGAAAACAAACAAGAGCGATTTATTCTTCAAAAGTTACAAAACGATATTCGTTCCGATGTAGTTCAAATAAAAAATCAAATTATAGTCAACGGAGATAATTTGTCAGATTTCAAAACGGCTGTAAACATTTTACTAAATAATGAAACTGGTGATTTCATTACGTTTAAAGCAAAATTCAGCAACATTTTAAACATCAGCGGATTTAATCAAAATGAAACTACATTCAATAATCTCATATCTACTGGCAAGATAGAATTAATAAAAAACCAAGTTCTATTAGATTCAATATTGTTGTATTACAATAAGAATTATGAAAGTTGGGACACAGCGATGAAGGATTATACTAGAAATATAATTGCACCGCAGTTACTCAATTATGATCACTTACCACAAACCGATTATAAAAGAGATGAAAGATTTTCGAATGAAGATTTTTCCAATTTTGATAAATCGAAATCAGACGTTTCGTTTAAATCATTAGATGATTATAGGAATAATGTCTTTGTAATAAACATATTGCTTCAAAAAATTTGGATTTTAGAAGGTCAAATAAATCATTTTTCGGAACTGCGGGACACTATGGATTCATTATTACTTCAAATTAAAAAAGAGTTGGATGATTAA
- a CDS encoding DUF6090 family protein yields MENKTSKYFKYAIGEIILVVVGILIALQINNWNEAKNNRAFEVKMLSEIEKGLMVDHLNLQENFNAYATLDSTVKYFSNLTQNRATFHDSLYTRLWNLNIGRYFQFNRGPYDALKSSGIDRVSNDNIRNHLINFFDFVLPVFQTQIEHTTRRYRPNVEMLLSLREYPYLDKNNTWIVNRIPEDIFQKPEFVWLLSDIEWRANSSKNAINEFLPKIDALAQQIKDEIDR; encoded by the coding sequence ATGGAAAATAAAACCTCTAAATATTTCAAATACGCCATTGGCGAAATCATTTTGGTGGTCGTTGGTATTCTCATTGCGCTTCAAATTAATAACTGGAATGAGGCTAAAAACAATAGAGCTTTTGAAGTTAAAATGCTATCAGAAATTGAAAAGGGATTAATGGTTGACCATTTGAATTTACAAGAAAATTTCAATGCTTATGCTACCCTCGATAGCACTGTTAAATATTTCTCAAACTTGACCCAAAACAGGGCCACTTTTCATGACTCTTTGTACACGAGATTATGGAATTTAAACATTGGAAGATATTTTCAATTTAACAGAGGGCCATATGATGCTTTAAAATCCTCTGGTATAGATAGAGTGTCTAATGATAATATACGAAATCATCTTATCAATTTCTTTGACTTTGTTTTACCGGTCTTTCAAACTCAAATAGAACATACTACTAGGCGCTATAGGCCTAATGTTGAAATGTTACTCTCACTTCGTGAATATCCATACTTGGATAAAAATAATACTTGGATAGTTAACCGTATCCCTGAAGACATTTTCCAAAAACCAGAATTTGTATGGTTACTTTCAGATATTGAATGGCGAGCCAATAGTTCAAAAAACGCCATCAATGAATTTTTACCAAAAATTGATGCCTTAGCTCAACAGATTAAAGATGAAATTGATAGATAA
- a CDS encoding DUF6090 family protein, with protein MIKFFRQIRLKSMENNKTSRYFKYAIGEIILVVIGILLALQINNWNENRKERVQEQVLLGQLKSEFQSNLEQLDQKIRLRDDMLAASLQLLDYFDHPETANQDSLIAFLSITQMVPTFDPIVNDLASSGQMQLIKNQVLKEKLARWTSEIVQVTEEEISWGNLSANHFLPYLNNLIPGRTINHAFWENQKMSAFHLDEGKKTTFKLAKSKTNFDSAVVLNDYRLEGYIADCATFSEMINSQSYALRERILELLDLIEIELAQ; from the coding sequence ATGATTAAATTCTTCCGCCAAATCCGTTTAAAATCTATGGAAAATAATAAGACCTCGCGCTATTTCAAATACGCAATTGGAGAAATAATCCTTGTAGTTATTGGTATCCTCCTTGCACTTCAGATCAACAATTGGAACGAAAACAGAAAAGAGCGAGTGCAGGAACAGGTTTTATTAGGCCAGTTAAAATCAGAATTTCAAAGTAATTTAGAACAGCTCGATCAAAAAATCCGTCTCCGTGACGATATGCTTGCTGCTTCGCTTCAACTTCTGGACTATTTCGATCATCCTGAAACCGCAAATCAAGACAGCTTAATTGCATTCCTATCGATTACACAGATGGTTCCTACGTTTGATCCCATCGTGAACGACTTAGCGAGTTCTGGACAAATGCAGTTGATAAAAAATCAAGTGCTCAAAGAGAAATTAGCACGTTGGACGAGCGAAATCGTTCAGGTTACGGAAGAAGAGATCTCTTGGGGCAACCTTAGCGCTAATCACTTTTTACCTTATTTGAACAATTTAATCCCTGGAAGAACAATCAATCATGCATTCTGGGAAAACCAAAAAATGAGTGCTTTTCATTTGGATGAAGGCAAGAAAACCACATTCAAGTTAGCGAAGTCAAAAACAAATTTTGATAGTGCCGTGGTATTGAACGATTATAGATTGGAAGGTTATATTGCTGATTGCGCTACCTTTTCAGAGATGATCAATAGCCAGTCCTATGCACTCAGAGAACGAATTCTAGAACTGTTGGATTTGATAGAAATTGAATTAGCACAATGA
- a CDS encoding PQQ-dependent dehydrogenase, methanol/ethanol family, protein MAHIRIGLLLSFVLCSSCIKDSQNNDGDWAFHGLNYEETRFSPLSQITKNNIGQLGLDWSIDLGVKRGIEATPIVKDGVMYLTGPWSVVYAIDLKSHELIWTFDPEVPKSFGEKGCCDVVNRGVALDKDKVFLGAFDGRLIALDAESGEKIWETLTVDQSKPYTITGAPRVINDKVIIGNGGAEFGVRGYFSAYDTETGKQLWRFYTVPGDPSIPFENDAMKHAASTWTGEWWTFGGGGTVWDAMAYDTELNTLYVGTGNGSPWDRNKRSPGGGDNLYLSSILAINPDTGELLWHYQTTPGDSWDFTATQHIILADLEIDGKPRKVLMQAPKNGFYYVIDRTNGELISAEKIAYVNWAEGVDLETGKPIETKFARYDKANIDIAPNFNGAHNWQPMAFNPNLNLTFIPARETFSNYGQDSTWVYNEEGFGTGNGWNLAIGTLPSNPTITDEKANYYGKLVAWDPINQKEVWSVKQDNIWNGGVLATASNLVFQGTADGRLTAYDATNGELIWEADLHTGIMAPPVTYSVDGIQYLTAVTGWGGGYGMKNKHTDVLLPGTIYTFKIGGTQPLPSKPEVLAKKLVSTATPLDENMVKKGESIFNRFCGTCHVVAETGGGVAPDLGYSAVVGTQAFHEIVQNGIFLPLGMPNFGDRLTEEDINAIEQFIFNKADKSKIE, encoded by the coding sequence ATGGCACATATAAGAATTGGTCTTTTACTAAGTTTCGTTTTATGTTCTTCTTGTATAAAAGACAGTCAAAATAATGATGGCGATTGGGCCTTTCATGGATTAAACTATGAAGAAACAAGGTTTAGCCCTTTATCTCAAATAACTAAAAATAATATTGGCCAACTCGGGTTAGATTGGAGTATCGATTTGGGTGTTAAAAGAGGTATTGAAGCGACTCCTATAGTTAAGGATGGGGTTATGTATCTTACTGGCCCATGGAGTGTGGTTTATGCTATCGATCTCAAATCGCATGAACTAATATGGACCTTTGACCCAGAGGTGCCTAAAAGCTTTGGAGAAAAAGGTTGCTGTGATGTTGTTAATCGCGGAGTGGCTCTAGATAAAGACAAGGTATTTTTGGGCGCTTTCGATGGAAGATTGATTGCTCTAGACGCTGAATCAGGAGAGAAAATTTGGGAAACGCTTACTGTTGATCAAAGCAAACCTTATACGATAACTGGTGCGCCTAGGGTAATAAATGATAAAGTAATAATTGGCAACGGGGGTGCCGAGTTTGGCGTAAGAGGATACTTTTCAGCTTATGACACTGAAACAGGCAAACAACTTTGGAGGTTTTATACCGTACCTGGAGACCCTTCTATACCTTTTGAAAATGACGCCATGAAACATGCAGCAAGCACCTGGACAGGCGAATGGTGGACATTTGGCGGAGGCGGCACAGTGTGGGATGCGATGGCTTATGACACAGAATTAAATACATTGTATGTTGGCACAGGAAATGGATCTCCTTGGGACCGCAATAAACGAAGCCCGGGCGGAGGGGATAATTTATATTTATCGTCTATTCTGGCCATAAATCCTGATACGGGAGAGCTTTTGTGGCATTATCAAACCACACCCGGAGATTCATGGGACTTTACAGCAACACAGCACATAATACTTGCCGATTTGGAAATTGATGGAAAACCGAGAAAAGTTCTCATGCAAGCGCCTAAAAATGGGTTTTACTATGTTATAGACCGAACAAATGGCGAACTTATTTCAGCTGAAAAGATTGCTTATGTAAATTGGGCTGAGGGGGTAGATCTTGAAACAGGAAAGCCAATAGAAACAAAATTCGCTAGATATGATAAAGCTAATATAGATATTGCACCAAATTTTAATGGTGCTCATAACTGGCAACCAATGGCATTTAATCCCAACCTCAATTTAACCTTTATTCCAGCCAGGGAAACCTTTTCTAATTATGGCCAGGACAGTACGTGGGTTTATAATGAAGAAGGGTTCGGCACCGGAAATGGTTGGAATCTAGCAATTGGAACCTTACCCTCCAACCCTACTATTACTGATGAAAAAGCCAATTATTATGGAAAGCTAGTGGCATGGGATCCAATAAATCAAAAGGAGGTTTGGTCTGTTAAGCAAGATAATATTTGGAATGGAGGTGTTTTGGCTACGGCATCTAACCTAGTATTTCAAGGCACTGCAGATGGGCGTTTGACAGCTTATGATGCCACAAATGGTGAATTGATATGGGAAGCAGACTTACATACCGGCATCATGGCACCTCCAGTGACCTATTCAGTAGATGGTATTCAATACCTTACGGCAGTAACAGGCTGGGGAGGCGGTTATGGCATGAAAAACAAGCACACAGATGTACTGCTTCCTGGCACCATTTATACATTTAAAATTGGCGGAACGCAGCCTTTACCTTCAAAACCAGAAGTTCTTGCCAAAAAACTGGTCTCTACCGCCACTCCCTTAGATGAAAATATGGTAAAAAAAGGTGAAAGTATTTTTAATCGATTCTGCGGTACCTGCCATGTAGTTGCGGAAACAGGCGGCGGAGTAGCCCCAGATTTAGGATATAGTGCCGTTGTTGGAACTCAAGCGTTTCATGAAATTGTACAAAACGGTATTTTCCTTCCACTAGGCATGCCCAACTTTGGTGACCGTTTAACGGAAGAAGACATTAATGCAATTGAACAATTTATTTTCAACAAAGCGGACAAATCGAAAATCGAATAA
- a CDS encoding VOC family protein codes for MNNLKTCRVNVMISDMDQAIEFYQIKLGLELVNRYGNHYAEIQAPDLLIGLHPTTGKIVKGNNLSIGLGVINFDATIKELESKGIKFELEQDGWIRLAYFEDPDNNQLFLAERKD; via the coding sequence ATGAATAATTTAAAGACATGCCGAGTAAATGTGATGATCTCAGATATGGACCAAGCCATTGAGTTTTACCAAATAAAATTGGGTTTAGAGTTGGTTAACAGATACGGAAATCATTATGCAGAAATACAGGCACCCGATCTTTTAATTGGACTTCATCCTACTACAGGGAAAATCGTAAAAGGAAATAACCTGTCAATTGGCCTTGGGGTTATTAATTTTGATGCAACTATTAAAGAACTAGAATCTAAAGGAATAAAATTTGAATTGGAACAAGACGGATGGATTCGGTTAGCATATTTCGAGGATCCGGACAATAATCAATTGTTTTTAGCAGAAAGAAAAGATTAA